A segment of the Populus nigra chromosome 12, ddPopNigr1.1, whole genome shotgun sequence genome:
AACATTAAAATCCGTTGTTGATCTGTTGCTGATAAAATTCAGCAACGGAATTAGCAACAGATAATTTCAGATGCAAATAATATATGCTAATTTTTTAGCAACGGATTATCAGTTGCTGAAATTCGATTGCTGAATATGTAAATCAGCAACGGATATTCCATTGGTAATGACCGTTACTGATCACCAACGGAATATCCGTTGCTGATTAACGATAGAAATTTTGTTGCTAATCCGTTGCTGatttaacatgaattttttaatttttttttcatttattgaatttttttaattatttatggctgtttcaaaaattatagataaatatagaaagaacataaattaatactagaaattattttatcaaaaataataagtcaaataaaatgaatttcacaataaatttttaaatctcgTCAAACTTACATCAAAATAGATAAGtcacaatttaataaatatgttttatcatAAAGGTGGTGGTGGGGGTGATGATGGAAATGAACCAAAACAATGCTGACCATCATGAGGTGGGACCGGTATACGGTGGTCGAGGCCTCGGTCGATATACTGGATTAGATAAGGGATATATCTGTGGAGCCATATGTGACAGCATAAATGAAGCCATAGGTGTCGACATACCTTGGTCCATATTTGATGCCCAAGCTTGGTATCCCATATTACTAAGAAAGTTTTTGATTGAAGTCATCTCCTGTTGTAGTGATAAAATATGAccatctcttttctttatttgctcTTTCAATGCCTGAATTGATGAGCTAGGAGTTGTTGACTCCATCGTATAGGATTGTGATGAAATAAGCGTACTAACCATGGATTTTGGCATACCAGGTGCACCATATATTCTACCCTTTGCAACTCCTCCTATAGCCGCACACCAAGCTGCTCCATCAAATGAATGATGATTTTCCCGATCAGTTCCATATCTTGAAATCATCTCTTTTTTGTAATTCTcctacaataaaattaaatataataataaattcattttaattttaaataataattaaattacataaaaaaatacttacaacAACTTTTTTAGACTTGTTATCTATGAAGGTTTCAGGATTTTTGGCACTCTGATGCAACACCGAAAACACATCATCCCATAGATGTTCTTTTCCATCTGCTTTTTCTTgctatcaacaaataaaaaatattagacaataaatatgaaaatttgaaGTCCAacataacaaatataaacaaTCCTCACCATGCTAGCTTGATATGATGCAAATGACACCGTACCTACAGAATGAGTGCTTAATTTACCATCTGTTTCAGTTAGCCGATTATTTCTTGCAGATTTTGATCTCCTTTGAAATTTAGGGGTGAACCAAATTTCTTTAATCATTTGATTCCAATCATCATTGTTTATCCAAACCGGACCTTTATTAATGCAATCCATAATATTTGTGGTATTTTTGTCCGACATAGCTCTCTTACGAGCTCGTGTCAACTACTGGTTCAAAGCAATTCTTGTCTTATCCTCCTAAATCTTTTGAACAATTGGTTCATCATCctcagaaaatatatattttttctataaaaaaaaaacaaagctcaaCATAGTTGTTAACTAGCCTATATAATTACAATCACACAATcagtagtaaaaaaaatgaacatattttttttggtatatacCTTACCATTTCTTAATATAttcctaaaatataattaattcacATGTTCTAACCTAATTAATATCGTTAGAGatgcaaaaacaattatatattaatttatattttcaatcaatgaAATGGTCAAACAAACTTAATGCCTTTGctataaattcttttaattgtatctAAGAGGTTCGTACTTCATTTTAGTCTTCACTtccataaaaaactatttttactaTATTAATATTCCTTGCATCTAAGATATGATGtgcatagaaaaaaagaatataacacCCTCAAATATAATGTCATGaaatcttaaatatttcattactaatgtcaagtattgaataatatatctaagattatggatttttttaaaaaaaatcggtagagttttctctatttttgttggtaccaagttatcgacaacaCTTCTATTATATGTCATTACAACTTCAATCTTGATCCAATTATCCTGGATCACATCTCATTCATCAAACAATCTCTGAACACTAAATTATACTTATCAATATATTCAAGTCTCACAATATCAATTAATAAGTCAACATAAAAGTATtactaaaacaatttgaaagataatcaatttcatcactataagttcatcaatttaaaaatgtataatGCCATACCTTAAACTCCTTAAAGAGTTCATCCCTATAAGTTGAATCAACTTTTTCTCAATTGTGCCATGGTCCTTTAAAATTTGACCTCAAAATAAATCCGATCTCACGCCCACACGATGAGTTattaaagctttaaaaaaataacaaagatttattaaaattttaaagtttaaaaaataattataaaactcaataacCTTATAAATTTCAACTTACTCTGATGTTCCATATAAACAaagctctattttttttgtaattggatccttatGTGTGTCAAAACCCTGCTTTTGAACCCGTTGCTCATGATGCAATGGAGAAGATGTTGAACCGTGGATTGATGGGATGTCATCTCGATCCTCTGAATCTCTAACATTACAATCATCTCCCTCATCACCTAATCCTCTTGCATTAACATCATCTCCCTCATCTTCATCTTTATCATTATCACTATCTACTCTCTCATATTGTTCTCCTTTATCTTCCTCAACTCTCTCACCTCTCCTAACATCCTTGCCCCTCCAATCATAATAACCCCCATCAACATTATATCCTCCAAAAGTATATGGGTGATCTTGAGGGAAACCATCTTGAGTTTGAAGTAAATCTTGAAAGCGAAAACCCTCGTACGATTGATAATCATCCCTCCTCCTATAATCTTGCTGAGTATGATGTGCATTCCAAGTAGGATTATAGCAATCATGCAACTCATGATGAATAGGTTGATGAGAAATGGATGCTTGGCTATTCAGCCCAAATGAAGGGCCATTTGATCTAGATGAAGTGGTCCTATTACTCCTGGAACCTAATATAGAACCACGTCGAGGCATGCTAGATACctgaaatagaataaaaaattagcatCAATAAACAACATTATAGAATAAATATAACTgaattatttgtaattattgAATATGAACTAATTAatacaataagaaaataaaatgaacaaaataatcatttttaattaattccattaatacaaacataaCTTACATCACTTAAAAATAAGTCCAAAtacaatacataaaaaataaattttacagtaTATCATCATCATGCTgctcatcattatcatcactcATAaccatatcatcatcatcatcatcatcgtaaTCACCAttaacatcatc
Coding sequences within it:
- the LOC133669646 gene encoding uncharacterized protein LOC133669646 isoform X1, with amino-acid sequence MFYLKKKVTNKAKVEGSIEAYLIDEITNFASYYFGDDLQTIWNRVPRNDDGGLKSLDGQLSIFSYPGKKLSRRSYRRHLSHAEMKIAHNYICFNCEELKPYLEQYHQELKSQQPYASDAEIEKLCEEIFPIWLKNNVSSMPRRGSILGSRSNRTTSSRSNGPSFGLNSQASISHQPIHHELHDCYNPTWNAHHTQQDYRRRDDYQSYEGFRFQDLLQTQDGFPQDHPYTFGGYNVDGGYYDWRGKDVRRGERVEEDKGEQYERVDSDNDKDEDEGDDVNARGLGDEGDDCNVRDSEDRDDIPSIHGSTSSPLHHEQRVQKQGFDTHKDPITKKIELCLYGTSDFNNSSCGREIGFILRSNFKGPWHN
- the LOC133669646 gene encoding uncharacterized protein LOC133669646 isoform X2, with amino-acid sequence MSPNSPASPSTATNANFCTINCWRISFCEVSVVINIRLFSLRLSRKIVEPIIITLLICIWSCQVFGLCILVLQVSSMPRRGSILGSRSNRTTSSRSNGPSFGLNSQASISHQPIHHELHDCYNPTWNAHHTQQDYRRRDDYQSYEGFRFQDLLQTQDGFPQDHPYTFGGYNVDGGYYDWRGKDVRRGERVEEDKGEQYERVDSDNDKDEDEGDDVNARGLGDEGDDCNVRDSEDRDDIPSIHGSTSSPLHHEQRVQKQGFDTHKDPITKKIELCLYGTSDFNNSSCGREIGFILRSNFKGPWHN